One Myxococcota bacterium genomic region harbors:
- a CDS encoding PEP-CTERM sorting domain-containing protein has translation MSEDVASPRSQRTIAAHLLFGVLFPLFALGFEVFTYSSGSIYFDPIPSWWHLALVGAVPIANAWLLRVWRDGSEEHVARACAASSFTLVVAWFYTLLYLPILPFSILAILFLGMGLLPYAPLFGLLSNWRLRRRLRRERPELEPAFRRRTPVFAAIALIALLELPGWVAQTGFVLAESHEPTRQRLGVQLLRGLGSEDALLRVLHFGRGQANLTGHWIFGDNWLRHASLNPLDRDAKAFYRASGIPPETTEPPGRPLGTREDFLFSGGERFDRTTTVVLETSELTARVIPEAQLVYVEWTWVLRNRFGFDAEARTVVELPPGAALTRATLWVRGEPREAAFGSTEGVTAAYEAVTARRLDPLLVTDAGKDRVAVRCFPVPAKGDMRVRLGMTVPLALVGSSAEWRLPTLVEPDFGVPEHLEKDVLLRAPKTLVGDFSGWEDAPGDLGFGKRRGFTHATEAWVRWERDPELVYWGADPHDPRGLAIEQRFEPSRFVADRLLVVIDASKRLAPHADTIADTLATLPETTDLGIVIASEPPLWLLEPGGSRELAIQTLRRFPFAGGHDNAPALALALEALEGARAPSLFWVHAPVSTELSLAVTLQSRLAALGDRLRIGVLATEPGADALAKRLHARTNLAIAPRRGALGSDLSRALGHMTGEAAELRATRTRLRAPAEVAIGPAGTAASEHVARLWARDTALARSRSGNTADATALAVRDRVVTPVSGAVVLETDTQYEENDLDAPAEGADDALVEGAAPMFPAQGAGPIGSIPEPGTGSLTAFGLTLLAAWRRRRRARVAQRAA, from the coding sequence TTGAGCGAAGACGTCGCCTCCCCTCGCTCTCAGCGGACGATCGCCGCCCACCTCCTCTTCGGCGTCCTGTTCCCGCTCTTCGCCCTCGGCTTCGAGGTCTTCACCTATTCGAGCGGGTCGATCTACTTCGATCCCATCCCGTCCTGGTGGCACCTCGCTCTGGTGGGTGCGGTGCCCATCGCCAACGCCTGGCTCCTGCGGGTCTGGCGAGACGGCTCCGAGGAGCACGTCGCCCGGGCGTGCGCTGCCTCGAGTTTCACGCTGGTGGTCGCGTGGTTCTACACGCTCCTCTACCTGCCCATCCTCCCGTTCTCGATCCTCGCGATCTTGTTCCTGGGCATGGGCCTGCTCCCCTACGCGCCGCTCTTCGGGCTGCTCTCCAACTGGCGGCTTCGACGCCGGCTGCGGCGCGAGCGACCGGAACTCGAACCCGCCTTCCGTCGGCGGACCCCGGTGTTTGCCGCGATCGCGCTGATCGCGCTCCTCGAACTCCCGGGCTGGGTGGCCCAAACCGGTTTCGTACTCGCGGAATCCCACGAGCCCACGCGCCAACGCCTCGGCGTTCAGCTCTTGCGCGGGTTGGGTTCGGAGGACGCCCTCCTGCGCGTCCTCCACTTCGGTAGGGGCCAGGCGAATCTCACGGGTCACTGGATCTTCGGGGACAACTGGCTGCGTCACGCCTCGCTGAACCCCCTCGACCGCGACGCGAAGGCCTTCTACCGCGCCAGCGGGATTCCCCCGGAAACTACGGAGCCGCCCGGCCGGCCGTTGGGAACGCGAGAAGACTTCCTGTTCAGCGGCGGGGAACGGTTCGACCGGACGACCACCGTGGTCCTCGAGACGTCGGAGCTGACCGCTCGGGTGATTCCCGAGGCCCAGCTCGTGTACGTCGAATGGACCTGGGTGCTGCGCAACCGCTTCGGCTTCGACGCCGAGGCGCGCACCGTGGTGGAGTTGCCGCCGGGGGCCGCCCTGACCCGCGCGACTCTCTGGGTGCGCGGCGAGCCGCGGGAGGCCGCCTTCGGTTCGACCGAAGGCGTCACCGCGGCCTACGAAGCCGTCACCGCGCGCCGCCTCGACCCCTTGCTCGTCACCGACGCGGGGAAGGACCGCGTTGCGGTGCGCTGCTTCCCGGTCCCGGCGAAAGGCGACATGCGCGTTCGCCTCGGCATGACCGTGCCGCTCGCGCTGGTCGGCTCGTCGGCCGAGTGGCGGTTGCCGACCCTCGTCGAGCCCGACTTCGGCGTGCCCGAGCACCTCGAGAAGGACGTCCTGCTGCGCGCACCGAAGACGCTGGTCGGGGATTTCTCGGGTTGGGAGGACGCTCCAGGCGATCTGGGTTTCGGGAAGCGACGCGGGTTCACCCATGCCACCGAAGCCTGGGTGCGTTGGGAGCGCGACCCCGAACTCGTCTACTGGGGGGCCGACCCGCACGACCCGCGCGGGCTCGCGATCGAACAGCGCTTCGAGCCGTCGCGCTTCGTCGCGGACCGGCTCCTGGTGGTGATCGATGCGTCGAAGCGGCTCGCGCCTCACGCAGACACGATCGCCGACACGCTGGCCACGCTTCCCGAAACGACGGACCTCGGGATCGTGATCGCCAGCGAACCGCCCCTCTGGCTGTTGGAGCCGGGAGGGTCTCGCGAGCTCGCCATCCAGACGCTGCGCCGCTTCCCCTTCGCCGGGGGCCACGACAACGCACCCGCTCTCGCCCTGGCCCTCGAAGCTCTCGAGGGAGCCCGGGCGCCCTCCCTGTTCTGGGTGCACGCACCGGTCTCCACCGAGCTCTCCCTCGCGGTGACGCTGCAGTCTCGTCTCGCCGCGCTGGGCGACCGCCTGCGGATCGGCGTGCTGGCCACCGAGCCCGGCGCAGATGCCCTCGCGAAGCGCTTGCACGCGAGGACGAATCTCGCGATCGCGCCGCGCAGGGGAGCGCTCGGTTCGGATCTGTCGCGGGCCCTGGGTCACATGACAGGAGAGGCTGCGGAGCTTCGTGCGACGCGGACCCGTCTGCGGGCCCCCGCCGAGGTGGCGATCGGTCCCGCCGGTACGGCGGCCAGCGAACACGTGGCGCGCCTCTGGGCGCGCGACACCGCGCTCGCGAGATCGCGCAGCGGAAACACGGCCGACGCGACCGCCCTCGCCGTGCGCGACCGGGTGGTCACGCCCGTCTCGGGGGCCGTGGTCCTGGAGACCGACACCCAGTACGAAGAGAACGACCTCGACGCACCCGCTGAGGGGGCGGATGACGCGCTCGTCGAGGGTGCCGCACCCATGTTCCCCGCCCAGGGAGCGGGGCCGATCGGGTCGATACCCGAGCCCGGCACCGGCAGCCTGACCGCGTTCGGGCTGACCCTGCTCGCGGCCTGGCGCCGTCGGCGGCGGGCGCGCGTGGCACAGCGCGCGGCCTGA
- a CDS encoding class I adenylate-forming enzyme family protein produces MYAELREVWQELTGPGGPFEIGRVDVRGDALLAYANAPGSLRDLWLAAGAHGDADYLVYEDERWTYADAQRDVRAIARWLVDAGVRPGDRVAIAMRNYPEWMLAYWATTAVGAVSVGMNAWWTGPEMVFGVEDATPKVLICDDERLERFLPERGVAPQCQIVSVRAKQALPEAVIPWSDLLAKPGELPSVEIDPDSDACIFYTSGTTGRPKGAQLTHRGCVNNLMSLGFWNTAAAMASQRAGKSERGGGAPTTLGALVVTPLFHVTANNCVAHSMTASGGKLVLMYKWEAGQALGIIEREKITNLSGVPTMARELITHPDFATTDTSTLKALGGGGAPLQPDLVGKIESKVETARPSTGYGMTETCGIITANSADFFVDKPASAGPAMPVFETKCIDADGNDLPPGEVGELCVKGAQVIRGYLNRPEATADTIQDGWLRTGDIARIDEDGFIFIVDRAKDMVLRGGENVYCAEVEATIFSYEGVAECAVFGVEDERLGEEVAAAVMVKPGAEIDVQALRAHCAERIAKYKVPRYIWLLDEALPRNASGKFLKRQLRDELKLPDAV; encoded by the coding sequence ATGTACGCCGAGCTGCGCGAGGTCTGGCAGGAACTGACGGGACCAGGAGGTCCGTTCGAGATCGGCCGTGTCGACGTTCGCGGCGACGCGTTGCTCGCCTACGCGAATGCACCCGGCTCCTTGCGCGACCTGTGGCTGGCCGCTGGCGCGCACGGCGACGCCGACTACCTCGTCTACGAAGACGAGCGCTGGACCTACGCAGACGCGCAGCGTGACGTCCGTGCCATCGCCCGGTGGTTGGTCGATGCCGGTGTTCGGCCGGGGGACCGGGTCGCCATCGCCATGCGAAACTACCCCGAGTGGATGCTCGCCTACTGGGCCACGACCGCGGTGGGCGCCGTTTCGGTGGGGATGAACGCCTGGTGGACCGGTCCCGAGATGGTCTTCGGCGTCGAGGACGCCACGCCGAAGGTGCTGATCTGCGACGACGAGCGGCTCGAGCGTTTCCTCCCCGAGCGCGGTGTCGCGCCGCAATGCCAGATCGTCTCGGTGCGTGCGAAACAGGCGCTGCCCGAGGCGGTGATCCCGTGGAGCGACCTGCTCGCGAAACCAGGCGAGCTTCCGTCCGTCGAGATCGATCCGGACTCGGACGCCTGCATCTTCTACACCTCGGGCACCACCGGGCGGCCGAAGGGGGCACAGCTCACCCACCGGGGCTGTGTGAACAACCTGATGAGCCTCGGGTTCTGGAACACGGCGGCCGCGATGGCGAGTCAGCGCGCCGGAAAGAGCGAGCGCGGCGGCGGAGCGCCCACGACGCTCGGTGCGTTGGTCGTGACCCCGCTCTTCCACGTCACCGCGAACAATTGCGTCGCTCACTCGATGACCGCGAGCGGTGGCAAGCTCGTGCTCATGTACAAGTGGGAGGCGGGCCAGGCTCTCGGGATCATCGAGCGCGAGAAGATCACCAATCTGAGCGGCGTCCCGACCATGGCCCGCGAGCTGATCACACACCCCGATTTTGCGACGACGGACACGTCGACCCTCAAGGCCCTGGGCGGCGGCGGCGCCCCCCTGCAGCCCGACCTGGTGGGCAAGATCGAGTCGAAGGTCGAAACCGCACGGCCGAGTACGGGCTACGGCATGACCGAGACCTGCGGGATCATCACCGCGAATTCGGCCGATTTCTTCGTCGACAAGCCGGCGAGTGCGGGACCTGCGATGCCGGTCTTCGAGACGAAATGCATCGACGCGGACGGCAACGACCTGCCGCCCGGCGAAGTAGGCGAGCTCTGCGTGAAGGGCGCCCAGGTGATTCGTGGCTACCTCAACCGGCCAGAAGCCACGGCAGACACGATTCAGGACGGGTGGCTTCGCACCGGAGACATTGCGCGCATCGACGAGGACGGGTTCATCTTCATCGTGGACCGGGCGAAGGACATGGTGTTGCGCGGCGGCGAGAACGTCTATTGCGCCGAGGTGGAGGCGACGATCTTCTCCTACGAAGGGGTTGCCGAGTGCGCGGTCTTCGGAGTCGAGGACGAGCGTCTGGGTGAAGAGGTGGCCGCGGCCGTGATGGTGAAGCCGGGCGCCGAGATCGACGTGCAGGCTCTGCGCGCCCACTGCGCCGAGCGGATCGCGAAGTACAAGGTGCCCCGCTACATCTGGTTGCTGGACGAGGCCCTGCCGCGCAACGCGAGCGGCAAGTTCCTGAAGCGCCAGCTCCGCGACGAGCTGAAGCTCCCCGACGCGGTCTAG
- a CDS encoding gluconate 2-dehydrogenase subunit 3 family protein yields MTDVSRRNFLVSGSLWGAGLWIAAQLPKPAAQAAAAESSEPATFTADEWKTVEAMTARILPTDHEPGAREANCVNFIDKALAHEDAAAVPLYRLGLPVLNGEAEKRHGTAFHALDVDQQDELLTRFEANQVDLWPSGAPVPPAVFFETVRVQTILGFLADPKYGGNRDYAGWKVSRYPGPRHHRGGYSAEQLAGTAPVKPIWEHEH; encoded by the coding sequence GTGACCGACGTCTCGCGTCGAAACTTCCTCGTGTCGGGTTCGCTGTGGGGCGCCGGCCTCTGGATCGCGGCCCAGCTGCCGAAGCCCGCGGCCCAGGCGGCCGCCGCCGAATCGAGCGAGCCCGCGACCTTCACCGCCGACGAGTGGAAGACGGTCGAGGCGATGACGGCGCGGATTCTCCCCACCGATCACGAGCCGGGCGCCCGCGAAGCGAACTGCGTGAACTTCATCGACAAGGCACTTGCTCACGAGGACGCCGCGGCGGTGCCGCTCTATCGACTCGGCCTGCCGGTGTTGAACGGCGAAGCCGAGAAGCGCCACGGCACCGCCTTCCACGCCCTCGACGTCGACCAGCAGGACGAGCTCCTGACCCGCTTCGAGGCCAACCAGGTCGACCTGTGGCCGAGTGGGGCCCCGGTGCCGCCCGCCGTCTTCTTCGAGACGGTCCGCGTGCAGACGATCCTGGGCTTCCTCGCCGATCCGAAGTACGGCGGAAACCGAGACTACGCGGGCTGGAAAGTCTCGCGCTATCCAGGTCCGCGGCATCACCGGGGCGGCTACAGCGCGGAACAGCTCGCGGGCACCGCGCCGGTGAAGCCGATCTGGGAACACGAGCATTGA
- a CDS encoding GMC family oxidoreductase, giving the protein MAKPEVFDVCVIGTGAGGGVMIDQLTAAGMRVVALERGPRLSLTDFDDDELRNVIRDQVFSRDQLETVRTEPGAPAQQGRISQIAHCVGGSITHWAAWSWRFRPDEFRVLSVDGPVAGASLADWPYGYDDLERFYERAERDFGVAGVGDANPFAGPRKNGFPNPPHPTRRSAELFARGAKKLGYTPFPVPMAINSQPYGGRPACMYGGACRSYGCPIHAKGTPFSVSIPRAEATGKLDLRAEARVFELPVGEDGRLLGARYFDRDGNTHEVRARQVVVAAGSIGSPHLLLLSTSSRFPDGLANGSGQVGRHFTFHHHPSCVALFDEDVRGYTGFESHAAIDDLHASDPKRGFIRGGVVAELNTFTHQPLAYGTLVADALPGPRWGAALKQKLRGFPRTVVLAGICEELPMPDNRVDLDPEVKDRFGLPVPRMTKRQHPNDLAMYRWYEKKLVEVAEAAGASEVHSGRLHGVHIDENTHQPSNAHNHGTCRMGDDPKGSVVDAWCRSHEVPNLWVVDGSVLPTNGGYNPTLTILANAYRVADHFIAEAKRQSL; this is encoded by the coding sequence GTGGCCAAGCCTGAAGTCTTCGACGTCTGCGTGATCGGAACCGGCGCGGGCGGCGGCGTCATGATCGATCAGTTGACCGCCGCAGGCATGCGCGTGGTCGCCCTGGAGCGCGGGCCGCGGCTGTCGCTCACCGACTTCGACGACGATGAGCTCCGCAACGTGATCCGCGACCAGGTGTTCTCGCGCGATCAGCTCGAAACCGTGCGCACCGAACCGGGCGCACCCGCCCAGCAGGGTCGGATCAGTCAGATCGCCCACTGCGTCGGAGGTTCGATCACGCACTGGGCCGCCTGGTCCTGGCGCTTTCGGCCCGACGAGTTTCGGGTCCTGTCGGTCGATGGCCCTGTGGCGGGCGCGAGCCTGGCCGACTGGCCCTACGGCTACGACGACCTCGAGCGATTCTACGAGCGGGCCGAGCGCGACTTCGGCGTAGCGGGCGTCGGCGACGCCAACCCCTTCGCGGGCCCGCGCAAGAACGGGTTTCCGAACCCGCCCCATCCGACCCGGCGCTCGGCCGAGCTCTTCGCACGCGGCGCGAAGAAGCTCGGCTACACGCCCTTCCCCGTGCCGATGGCGATCAACTCGCAGCCCTACGGCGGACGACCGGCCTGCATGTACGGCGGCGCGTGCCGCTCCTACGGCTGTCCGATCCACGCGAAGGGCACGCCCTTCTCGGTCTCCATTCCCCGGGCCGAAGCCACCGGGAAGCTGGATCTGCGCGCGGAGGCGCGGGTCTTCGAGCTGCCCGTCGGCGAGGACGGGCGCCTCCTGGGAGCGCGCTACTTCGACCGCGACGGCAACACCCACGAGGTGCGGGCACGCCAGGTCGTGGTGGCCGCCGGCTCCATCGGGAGCCCGCATCTCCTGTTGCTGTCGACCTCGAGCCGATTTCCCGACGGCCTCGCGAACGGTTCGGGGCAGGTCGGCCGCCACTTCACGTTCCACCACCATCCGTCCTGCGTCGCGCTCTTCGACGAGGACGTCCGCGGCTACACCGGCTTCGAGAGCCATGCCGCGATCGACGACCTCCACGCGAGCGACCCGAAGCGCGGCTTCATCCGTGGCGGCGTCGTCGCCGAACTCAACACCTTCACACACCAGCCGTTGGCCTACGGCACGCTCGTGGCCGATGCGCTGCCTGGGCCGCGCTGGGGCGCCGCCCTGAAACAGAAGCTGCGGGGCTTCCCGCGTACCGTCGTGCTCGCCGGGATCTGCGAAGAACTCCCCATGCCCGACAACCGCGTCGACCTCGACCCCGAGGTCAAGGACCGCTTCGGCCTGCCGGTGCCGCGCATGACGAAGCGGCAGCACCCGAACGACCTCGCGATGTACCGCTGGTACGAGAAGAAGCTCGTCGAGGTCGCCGAAGCCGCCGGGGCGAGCGAAGTGCACTCCGGACGGCTGCACGGCGTGCACATCGACGAGAACACCCACCAGCCGAGCAACGCCCACAACCACGGTACCTGTCGAATGGGAGACGACCCCAAGGGCTCGGTGGTCGATGCCTGGTGCCGCAGCCACGAGGTGCCCAACCTCTGGGTCGTCGACGGGAGCGTGTTGCCCACCAACGGCGGCTACAACCCGACGCTCACGATATTGGCCAACGCCTACCGCGTGGCCGACCACTTCATCGCCGAGGCGAAGAGGCAATCGCTGTGA
- a CDS encoding Coq4 family protein, whose protein sequence is MPLDSTDPIANPAFDAFAEGVRRPWNDMDTLIDLARVLYRYDDFHALVRSFEDDPAVVRLLIERPDVGVDFDALADSPVGSLGAALHARHGDDPFVCFDFGGSPVHTYLVCHLLETAPLWNTVLDTDPEDDTRLLQLAFVAAQVPTAPVLAFLARNLSKVGLERFDRHDAAMGSLVQGWTLGRRARSLLGADWPALTRRPLEEVRADFGITAADAAKNRRCSSALRAGDPVLMDDVDTEAFLEAMGRIVLLPYGGTGFETGAALREALVNPPRVGEFAKQMFSQEALAARGQERPRLGDLDLASLHELPEGSLGRIFGDHMALKEFEPPPAVPENESDFARYFTAHIIETHDLWHVVTGARTDKAGECALHSFYTGQLSPLPVQLAYVARCILKTAIWDMDLATRHLDGVARGWILARRVAPLALVDWRSEFDRPLEAVRARFEVPAEGIDAVPLDTGDLV, encoded by the coding sequence ATGCCCCTCGACTCCACCGACCCGATCGCCAACCCCGCCTTCGACGCATTCGCCGAGGGGGTGCGGCGTCCCTGGAACGATATGGACACGCTCATCGATCTCGCACGCGTGCTGTATCGCTACGACGACTTCCATGCCCTCGTCCGCAGCTTCGAAGACGATCCTGCGGTGGTGCGGCTGCTGATCGAGCGCCCGGATGTCGGCGTCGACTTCGATGCGCTGGCCGACTCTCCAGTCGGCAGTCTCGGTGCCGCGCTGCACGCGCGCCACGGCGACGATCCGTTCGTTTGCTTCGACTTCGGCGGTAGCCCGGTGCACACCTACCTCGTGTGTCACTTGCTCGAGACGGCCCCTCTCTGGAACACGGTGCTCGACACCGACCCCGAGGACGACACCCGCCTCCTTCAGCTCGCGTTCGTGGCGGCGCAGGTACCGACCGCACCGGTGCTCGCCTTCCTCGCGCGCAATCTCTCGAAGGTCGGGCTCGAGCGCTTCGACCGGCACGACGCGGCGATGGGCTCCCTGGTCCAGGGTTGGACCCTCGGGCGGCGCGCACGCTCCCTGCTCGGAGCCGACTGGCCTGCCTTGACGCGCCGCCCCCTCGAAGAGGTACGCGCCGACTTCGGGATCACGGCGGCCGACGCCGCCAAGAACCGCCGCTGCTCCAGTGCCCTGCGCGCAGGCGATCCGGTGTTGATGGACGACGTCGACACCGAGGCCTTCCTCGAAGCCATGGGTCGCATCGTGCTCCTGCCCTATGGCGGAACCGGCTTCGAAACCGGCGCCGCGCTGCGCGAGGCCCTCGTCAACCCGCCGCGGGTGGGTGAGTTCGCGAAGCAGATGTTCTCGCAGGAGGCGCTCGCCGCGCGCGGCCAGGAGCGCCCGCGCCTCGGCGATCTCGACCTCGCGTCACTCCACGAGCTGCCGGAGGGAAGTCTGGGACGCATCTTCGGTGACCACATGGCGCTGAAGGAGTTCGAGCCGCCGCCGGCGGTCCCCGAGAACGAGAGCGACTTCGCCCGCTATTTCACCGCGCACATCATCGAGACCCACGACCTCTGGCACGTGGTGACGGGAGCGCGGACGGACAAGGCGGGGGAATGCGCCCTGCACTCGTTCTACACGGGGCAGTTGAGCCCCCTGCCGGTGCAGCTGGCCTACGTCGCCCGCTGCATCCTGAAGACCGCGATCTGGGACATGGATCTCGCCACCCGACACCTCGATGGCGTGGCCCGCGGTTGGATTCTCGCGCGGCGGGTGGCACCGCTCGCCCTCGTGGATTGGCGCTCCGAGTTCGACCGACCGCTCGAAGCGGTGCGCGCCCGGTTCGAGGTTCCGGCCGAAGGCATCGACGCCGTCCCGCTGGATACGGGCGACCTCGTCTAG
- a CDS encoding gamma carbonic anhydrase family protein, with amino-acid sequence MNGLRLDPALLDLDPDAFVAQGATLIGDVKVGAGSSIWFQAVVRGDEEAIRIGAGSNIQDGAILHADPGFACEIGDGVTVGHGAVVHGARVEDGAVIGMNATVLNGAVIGAGAIIAAGAVVPENSVIPPHTLAAGVPAKVRRELHEHESAPLGAVARYYAENGRTYRAAGYAQEAPAGPALREVA; translated from the coding sequence ATGAACGGCCTGCGACTCGACCCTGCACTCCTCGACCTCGACCCCGACGCCTTCGTGGCACAGGGCGCGACGCTGATCGGCGACGTGAAGGTGGGTGCGGGCAGCAGCATCTGGTTCCAGGCGGTCGTCCGCGGCGACGAGGAGGCGATCCGGATCGGCGCGGGCTCGAATATCCAGGACGGCGCGATCCTCCACGCCGACCCGGGCTTCGCCTGCGAGATCGGGGACGGCGTGACCGTCGGCCACGGTGCCGTGGTGCACGGGGCGCGGGTCGAAGACGGCGCCGTCATCGGGATGAACGCCACCGTGTTGAACGGTGCTGTGATCGGCGCAGGCGCCATCATCGCCGCCGGAGCTGTCGTGCCCGAGAACAGCGTGATCCCGCCGCATACCCTCGCGGCGGGCGTACCGGCGAAGGTGCGCCGGGAGCTGCACGAGCACGAGTCGGCCCCGCTGGGCGCGGTGGCGCGCTACTACGCCGAGAACGGGCGCACCTACCGGGCGGCGGGATACGCGCAGGAAGCGCCCGCGGGTCCCGCGCTCCGAGAAGTCGCCTGA
- a CDS encoding zinc-binding dehydrogenase — translation MKAWRVEQHGPPEKALALREIPAPEPGPDEVRIAVSHTVLNKNDVDGCFGRYATVNPPLPYTAGMEVTGQVDAAGTGAEAWLGKRVVACPSGATGGYAEQAIAPVDMTFEAPSALEGSDAAGFFYPFHLSHLALHERAGLRAGETVLIHAAAGGVGSAAVQLAKVAGARVITTAGGEAKRDFCARLGADTALDYLAEDFAARTLEATEGRGVDVVFDTVGGSVTEQSFRCIARNGRHILVGFSAGIEAEDEAGITPRPLCFGNFFVGGVLLAYSADPAPLKQAMGWNFMPRSVGDAVHAELGALLAAQRVRPIVAEVVPFADLPRWLTALEERRTVGRIVVEVAG, via the coding sequence GTGAAGGCGTGGCGGGTCGAACAACACGGACCTCCGGAGAAGGCCCTGGCCCTGCGCGAGATCCCGGCTCCCGAGCCGGGCCCGGATGAGGTTCGCATCGCGGTCAGCCACACGGTCCTCAACAAGAACGACGTCGACGGCTGCTTCGGTCGCTACGCCACGGTGAACCCGCCGCTGCCCTACACCGCCGGCATGGAAGTCACCGGCCAGGTCGACGCCGCGGGTACCGGCGCCGAGGCCTGGCTCGGGAAGCGGGTCGTGGCCTGTCCCAGCGGCGCGACCGGCGGTTACGCCGAACAGGCGATCGCCCCCGTCGACATGACCTTCGAAGCGCCGAGTGCGCTGGAGGGTTCGGACGCTGCGGGCTTCTTCTACCCCTTCCATCTCTCTCACCTCGCCCTGCACGAACGCGCAGGCCTGCGCGCCGGCGAAACCGTCCTGATCCATGCCGCGGCAGGCGGCGTCGGTTCGGCTGCGGTGCAGCTCGCGAAGGTGGCGGGCGCGCGAGTCATCACCACCGCCGGCGGCGAAGCGAAGCGCGACTTCTGCGCGCGGCTCGGTGCCGACACGGCCCTCGACTACCTCGCCGAGGACTTCGCTGCGCGCACCCTCGAAGCCACCGAGGGACGCGGCGTCGACGTGGTCTTCGACACCGTCGGGGGCAGCGTCACCGAGCAGAGCTTTCGCTGCATCGCGCGCAACGGACGGCACATCCTGGTCGGTTTCTCGGCCGGCATCGAGGCCGAGGACGAAGCCGGGATCACCCCCCGCCCCCTGTGCTTCGGGAACTTCTTCGTCGGGGGCGTGCTGCTCGCCTACAGCGCCGACCCGGCCCCACTGAAGCAGGCGATGGGCTGGAACTTCATGCCGCGATCGGTCGGCGACGCCGTGCACGCCGAACTCGGGGCGCTGCTCGCAGCGCAGCGCGTGCGCCCGATCGTGGCGGAGGTGGTTCCCTTCGCCGACCTGCCGCGCTGGCTCACCGCGCTGGAAGAGCGCCGCACGGTCGGTCGCATCGTCGTCGAAGTCGCGGGCTGA